The Primulina huaijiensis isolate GDHJ02 chromosome 6, ASM1229523v2, whole genome shotgun sequence genomic sequence GAGATTCATTTACGCCTTCCCTTGGAAGCAGCCTCACAGATCTTGAAAACACGCAGCTGGAGCCATCAACATTGCTTAGCATCCTCACCAAGAAATCATCATTCCTCGGGAGCTTCATTTCGATCCCTGAAATTCAAGCACGAAACAAAGTTCTTAAACATTGCGGATTACCCGACGAGGAATACCTAGTTCTCTTTACGCAAAATTACAAGGATGCGATGATGTTGGTAGGAGAAAGTTACCCGTTTTTCAAGGGAAACTTTTATCTCACTATTATTGGAGAAGAAGCCGATAGTGTAAGGGAATTCGCAATCTACAAGGAATCAAGAGTAATCTTGGCACCAGAAACTTGGTTGAATTTGAGGATAAAGGGATCACAAATGAGCCATTACTTCCGAAGGAAATGTAAAAGCGCACCTAAGGGACTTTTTTCTTACCCTGCTGAAGTGAATGGGGCACGACACTCGATGCATTGGATTTCAGAAGCGCATCGTAACTCGTGGCACGTCTTGCTGGATGCTACCGAAGTGCCGGTAGGCGAAGAACATCTTAATCTCGCGCTCCATAGGCCAGATTTTGTGCTGTGCAGCCTTGACAACGCGAATTCTAATTCTTCCAAAGTGACCTGTCTCTTGGTTAGGAGAAAATCATTTGACATGTCGTCTTGTtcgtccactcaaatgcacgaGTGACAANNNNNNNNNNNNNNNNNNNNNNNNNNNNNNNNNNNNNNNNNNNNNNNNNNNNNNNNNNNNNNNNNNNNNNNNNNNNNNNNNNNNNNNNNNNNNNNNNNNNACAATATCAGCAGTATGCACAAGAACTTCCTAAGAATTCATCCATTtcagtactactctcactcatgcaaGCTTAACCTAACAAAACTGAATGATATTGAAAGATTAATCTTTTAGTTCAAACATTTCTTAATCTTGAGGtcaaatgttttatttgttACCCAAGATAAGacttttatttcttataattgtgATGTATTGTGCAAAGTCATATACAAAACTAATTGTGAAATAATGAGAATTGCACTGACGTAGGTGTCAATTGGTCAAACCGTAAAATTTTATGTGTGACAaacccaaataattatttggtgcCATGAGAGAACATTTCAAAAGAATGAAAATGAagttaaattgatt encodes the following:
- the LOC140979505 gene encoding uncharacterized protein encodes the protein MGWETLQTIMEKNAEKGTGVSQKMKGTKEEDVRKLLFGSVSKSPTENARPSSMVIKKKHGVIPAHIVAEAISTLHGLDLRWSGPITPAEMQYVEQYVIAKYPEYSNALVEGGEKTDLYDLCVKENLTELQPDDKRKSPRGVVSRDSFTPSLGSSLTDLENTQLEPSTLLSILTKKSSFLGSFISIPEIQARNKVLKHCGLPDEEYLVLFTQNYKDAMMLVGESYPFFKGNFYLTIIGEEADSVREFAIYKESRVILAPETWLNLRIKGSQMSHYFRRKCKSAPKGLFSYPAEVNGARHSMHWISEAHRNSWHVLLDATEVPVGEEHLNLALHRPDFVLCSLDNANSNSSKVTCLLVRRKSFDMSSCSSTQMHE